Proteins co-encoded in one Kribbella qitaiheensis genomic window:
- the treZ gene encoding malto-oligosyltrehalose trehalohydrolase: MLHTFTVWAPAASTVSLVLGADSVPMLARPAGWWSVEAEGGHGTDYAFSVDGSDPMPDPRSPWQPDGVHGSSRVFDSSRFAWSDADWAGRDARGAVFYELHLGTFTPEGTLEAAAGHLDYLVALGVEVVSLLPVAAFPGRHGWGYDGVDLYAVHEPYGGPEALQRFVDQCHAVGLAVCLDVVYNHLGPSGNYLDSYGPYFTSRHSTPWGPAVNLDDDGSHEVRRWICDNALRWFREFHLDALRLDAVHALVDDSPTHLLAQLSLEVASLSKELGRPLGLVAESDLNDPQTVEPVADGGLGMTAQWSDDFHHALHTLLTGERAGYYADFAEPDVFAKTLTQVFLHDGSYSSFRGKDWGRPVDPARHRGSAFLAYTSNHDQVGNRALGDRPALTPGQLAIGAALVLTSPYTPMLFMGEEWGASTPWRYFTDHTEPELAEAVRSGRRREFAAYGWDAAEIPDPQDPETWRSSVLDWTEVDEPPHAELLRWYRDLVALRARNEDLRNDRLDSVGVVAGDGWLVVSRGSLRVVVNLSAETTEIPLDGVPAYEVMSFGSTELVAEGVRLSGHGVAVFAV; this comes from the coding sequence GGCCAGCTGGCTGGTGGTCGGTTGAGGCCGAGGGTGGGCACGGGACGGACTACGCGTTCTCTGTCGACGGCAGCGACCCGATGCCAGATCCGCGGAGTCCCTGGCAGCCGGACGGCGTACACGGCTCCAGCAGGGTCTTCGACTCCAGCCGCTTCGCTTGGAGCGACGCGGACTGGGCCGGGCGAGACGCCCGGGGGGCTGTCTTCTACGAACTCCACCTGGGCACCTTCACCCCCGAGGGGACACTGGAAGCCGCTGCCGGCCACCTGGACTACTTGGTGGCGCTCGGTGTCGAGGTGGTGTCGCTGCTGCCGGTCGCTGCCTTCCCGGGGCGGCACGGCTGGGGGTACGACGGTGTGGACCTCTACGCCGTCCACGAGCCGTACGGCGGTCCCGAGGCGTTGCAGCGGTTCGTCGACCAGTGCCATGCGGTGGGGCTGGCCGTCTGCCTGGACGTCGTCTACAACCACCTCGGACCCAGCGGGAACTACCTGGACTCGTACGGGCCGTACTTCACCTCGCGGCACAGCACACCGTGGGGTCCGGCGGTCAACCTGGACGACGACGGCAGTCACGAAGTACGGCGGTGGATCTGCGACAACGCGCTGCGCTGGTTCCGCGAGTTCCACCTCGATGCTTTGCGGCTGGACGCAGTACACGCGCTGGTGGACGACAGTCCGACTCACCTGCTGGCGCAGCTGTCTCTCGAGGTGGCCTCATTGAGCAAGGAGCTGGGGCGGCCGCTGGGGCTGGTGGCTGAGTCGGACCTCAATGATCCGCAGACGGTCGAGCCGGTCGCTGACGGTGGGCTCGGGATGACGGCACAGTGGAGTGACGACTTCCACCACGCGCTGCACACGCTGCTGACCGGCGAGCGGGCCGGGTACTACGCGGACTTCGCGGAGCCTGATGTCTTCGCGAAGACGCTCACCCAGGTGTTCCTGCACGACGGGTCGTACTCGAGCTTCCGCGGTAAGGACTGGGGCCGCCCGGTGGATCCCGCACGGCACCGCGGCTCGGCGTTCCTCGCCTACACCTCGAACCATGACCAGGTGGGCAACCGCGCTCTCGGCGACCGGCCCGCGTTGACGCCGGGGCAGTTGGCGATCGGCGCCGCGCTGGTGCTCACCTCGCCGTACACGCCGATGCTTTTCATGGGGGAGGAGTGGGGCGCCTCCACGCCCTGGAGGTACTTCACCGACCACACCGAGCCCGAGTTGGCCGAGGCTGTGCGGAGCGGGCGGCGGCGGGAGTTCGCCGCGTACGGGTGGGACGCCGCGGAGATTCCCGATCCGCAGGATCCGGAGACCTGGCGGAGCTCGGTGCTGGACTGGACCGAGGTCGACGAACCGCCGCACGCGGAGTTGCTGCGCTGGTACCGCGACCTGGTGGCGTTGCGGGCGCGGAACGAGGACCTGCGCAACGACCGGCTGGACTCCGTCGGGGTGGTCGCGGGCGACGGTTGGCTGGTGGTCAGCCGGGGTTCGTTGCGGGTGGTGGTGAACCTGTCGGCGGAGACCACGGAGATCCCGCTGGACGGCGTACCGGCGTACGAGGTGATGTCGTTCGGCTCGACCGAGCTGGTCGCGGAGGGTGTTCGCCTCTCAGGTCACGGCGTCGCTGTCTTCGCGGTGTGA